A portion of the Oncorhynchus masou masou isolate Uvic2021 chromosome 11, UVic_Omas_1.1, whole genome shotgun sequence genome contains these proteins:
- the LOC135548786 gene encoding LOW QUALITY PROTEIN: clathrin interactor 1-like (The sequence of the model RefSeq protein was modified relative to this genomic sequence to represent the inferred CDS: inserted 1 base in 1 codon) — translation MLNMWKVRELVDKATNVVMNYSEIESKVREATNDDSWGPSGQLMGEIAKSTFMYEQFPEVMNMLWTRMLKDNKKNWRRVYKALLLLAYLIRNGSERVVTSAREHIYDLRSLENYHFVDESGKDQGINVRQKVKEMVEFVQDDDRLREERKKAKKNKDKYIGVSSDSTGGGFGKTSPGEMFDSEPKGKWDEDWDKSKGAFPFSEKLGEISDKIGSTIDDTINKFRKKERDDSPDRISDNEEDRVSRNGRPLSGSGSLSGVEFKDEEETVTTKSIQITQATETTTTTTRKRGGVPSKTVDLGAAAHYTGDRSSLDADDAKTSVSQTSSSGLADLLMVDSGSIQAAPAGGSSDLIGGFADFSSPAASASLPSSAGPGSNGNGEFGDWNAFSSPPATTTTPSQPITDLFGSIQPPPASAPTPPSAELFDLMGSNRTSLSASQSMTFSMCGSQSVGAANTGLPISRSQNFGPMQGGLLPQHMGLQKPSXPPTWSDPSVNISLDFLSPGMQSANCKPSLNMLQQDPLLPGVQSPINLAQSFGGLNMNIQPTATPIRPPTNPMMPARAIGLGMPPTMATGTMGMGGMPVNQGIMGMNLGVAPSGMGLQGTLGMPGMGMGQPMVNTAMVQPKKDAFANFVNFGK, via the exons CACTAATGTGGTGATGAACTACTCTGAGATCGAGTCCAAGGTGCGAGAGGCCACCAACGATGACTCCTGGGGTCCTTCTGGACAGCTCATGGGAGAGATCGCCAA ATCCACGTTCATGTACGAGCAGTTCCCCGAGGTCATGAACATGCTGTGGACCAGAATGCTGAAAGACAacaagaagaactggaggagagTTTACAAG GCCTTACTACTACTTGCATACCTCATCAGGAACGGATCGGAGCGAGTTGTCACCAGTGCGAGGGAACACATCTACGACCTTCGCTCCTTGGAAAACTACCATTTTGTCG ATGAGAGTGGGAAGGACCAGGGCATCAACGTGCGTCAGAAggtgaaggagatggtggagtTTGTCCAGGATGACGACCGGCTccgggaggagaggaagaaagccAAGAAGAATAAGGACAAGTACATCGGCGTGTCCTCAGACAGCACTGGAGGAGGATTCGGCAAGACCAGCC CGGGAGAAATGTTTGACTCGGAGCCCAAAGGGAAGTGGGATGAGGACTGGGACAAGAGCAAAGGAGCCTTCCCCTTCAGCGAGAAGCTGGGAGAGATCAGCGACAAGATCGGCAGCACCATCGACGACACCATTAACAAGTTCcgcaagaaggagagggatgactCGCCTGACAGAATCAG TGACAACGAGGAGGACAGGGTATCGCGGAACGGCCGGCCGTTGTCGGGGTCTGGGAGTCTGTCGGGGGTGGAGTTCAAAGACGAGGAGGAGACTGTTACCACCAAGAGCATCCAGATCACCCAGGCAACagagaccaccaccaccaccacacgcAAACGGGGCGGCGTCCCGTCCAAAACCGTGGACCTGGGGGCTGCCGCACACTACACAGGGGACAGGAGCAGTCTGGATGCAGACGACGCAAAG acgtCGGTCAGCCAGACTTCAAGCAGTGGCCTTGCAGACCTTCTGATGGTGGACTCTGGGTCCATTCAGGCGGCACCAGCAG GTGGAAGTTCAGACCTCATCGGTGGCTTTGCTGACTTCTCCTCCCCAGCTGCCTCAGCCAGTCTCCCTTCATCAGCCG GGCCAGGGTCCAATGGGAACGGTGAGTTTGGGGATTGGAATGCATTCTCCAGTCCTccggccaccaccaccactccgtCTCAGCCAATCACAGACCTGTTTGGTAGCATCCAGCCTCCCCCAGCCTCGGCCCCCACACCGCCATCAGCTGAGCTCTTTGACCTAATGGGCTCCAATCGCACCTCCCTCAGCGCCTCCCAAAGCATGACCTTCTCCATGTGTGGTAGCCAGAGTGTGGGCGCCGCCAACACCGGCCTGCCCATCTCCAGATCACAG AACTTTGGGCCAATGCAGGGGGGCTTATTGCCGCAGCACATGGGACTCCAGaagccct ctccccccacatgGTCGGACCCCAGTGTCAACATCAGCCTGGACTTCCTGTCTCCTGGTATGCAGTCGGCCAACTGTAAGCCAAGCCTCAATATGCTACAGCAAG ATCCCCTGCTTCCAGGAGTCCAGTCACCCATCAACTTGGCTCAGAGTTTTGGAGGCCTGAATATGAACATCCAGCCTACAGCCACACCCATCAGACCTCCGACCAACCCCATGATGCCCGCCAGGGCCATAGGCCTGGGCATGCCTCCCACCATGGCAACGGGTACCATGGGAATGGGAGGAATGCCTGTCAATCAGGGAATCATGGGAATGAACCTGGGCGTGGCCCCCTCAGGCATGGGCCTGCAAGGCACCCTGGGTATGCCAGGAATGGGCATGGGGCAGCCCA